One part of the Malus sylvestris chromosome 2, drMalSylv7.2, whole genome shotgun sequence genome encodes these proteins:
- the LOC126613937 gene encoding UPF0548 protein At2g17695: MVFLSWGRPTPQEQKACIDRSGSFNYDPKFKGATAKSLSSLQEDKGLSKDGFLLNHSRNLVGSGLDAYEKGKTALQDWRHFGLNWAFVDPKTPVQNGVKFCVCVKEFLPWVMMPLQVVYVNENKRSKQAMASFRFGGGTLQGHLLAGEERFSIELDENNQVWYEILSFSKPAHPLSFIGYPYVMLRQKYFAHQSTNAIMKHLNASKS; encoded by the exons ATGGTTTTCTTGAGCTGGGGCAGGCCAACTCCTCAGGAACAAAAAGCTTGCATTGACAG GTCAGGTAGCTTTAACTATGACCCTAAATTCAAGGGAGCTACTGCTAAGTCCCTGTCTTCCCTCCAAGAAGATAAAGGGCTCTCAAAAGATGGTTTCTTGTTAAACCATTCTCGTAATTTGGTTGGTTCGGGTCTGGATGCTTATGAAAAGGGCAAGACGGCTCTTCAGGACTGGAG GcattttggattgaattgggCATTTGTTGATCCGAAGACACCAGTTCAAAATGGAGTGAAGTTTTGTGTTTGTGTCAAGGAGTTTCTGCCGTGGGTCATGATGCCTCTCCAGGTTGTATatgtaaatgaaaataaaagaagtAAACAGGCCATGGCATCTTTCCGTTTTGGAGGTGGTACCCTTCAAGGTCACCTGCTG GCTGGGGAAGAACGCTTCTCAATTGAACTGGATGAGAACAACCAAGTGTGGTATGAAATACTTTCCTTCTCGAAACCAGCCCACCCGTTGTCATTCATTGGATACCCATATGTAATGCTTAGGCAGAAGTACTTTGCTCATCAATCTACTAATGCAATCATGAAACATCTGAATGCTTCAAAATCCTAG
- the LOC126613860 gene encoding protein ROOT PRIMORDIUM DEFECTIVE 1-like, with translation MRLFESSKLSLFEFKASVLCSQVTPFGPFNSFVQKRWLKPVISARTRLEDRTRDSKLDKLTTHLKKLDIILKLHDLMSSRKRGPFVSLQLMSRWRNLVGLNVGIGAFVHKYPHVFEVFKHPVRCSLCCRISKKMRGLIEEEAMAMKQWELEVVHRVKKLLMMSVSGTLRVHALRLVRREFGLPEDFRESILGKYSKDFRLIDLEVVELISRDENLAVAEIEKWREKEFKEKWLSEFETKYAFPINFPTGYEIQAGFRDKLKNWQRLPYVKPYDRKEVVRIRTCGGIESYEKRAVGILHEFLSLTVEKMVEVERLSHFRRDFSVDVNVRELILKHPGIFYISTRRNSQTVFLREAYSKGCLIESNPIYDVRRKTLDLVFLGRRNTRQMPAPKEIKEFKVDGDGKMDGDWVIPMLENLDNGS, from the coding sequence ATGAGACTATTCGAAAGCTCCAAACTCAGCCTCTTCGAGTTCAAAGCTTCTGTATTATGCTCACAAGTGACCCCTTTTGGCCCCTTCAATTCCTTTGTACAAAAAAGATGGCTAAAGCCTGTAATTTCGGCCCGAACACGCTTAGAAGACCGAACAAGGGACTCGAAGCTAGACAAACTCACAACCCACCTCAAGAAGCTCGATATCATCCTAAAGCTCCATGACCTCATGTCCAGTCGGAAGCGCGGACCCTTTGTGTCCTTGCAACTGATGTCTCGATGGAGGAACCTTGTGGGGCTTAATGTAGGCATTGGCGCCTTTGTTCACAAATACCCACATGTTTTTGAGGTGTTTAAACATCCCGTACGATGCAGTTTGTGTTGCAGGATCAGTAAGAAAATGAGGGGTTTAATAGAGGAAGAGGCAATGGCTATGAAACAATGGGAACTCGAAGTTGTTCATCGTGTAAAGAAGTTGTTGATGATGTCTGTGAGTGGCACTCTTCGTGTCCATGCTTTGAGGTTGGTCAGGAGAGAATTTGGATTGCCCGAGGATTTCAGAGAATCTATCCTTGGTAAATATTCAAAGGATTTTAGGTTGATTGATTTAGAGGTTGTAGAACTGATTAGTAGAGATGAGAATTTGGCTGTTGCTGAAATTGAGAAATGGCGAGAGAAGGAATTTAAAGAGAAGTGGTTGAGTGAGTTTGAGACAAAGTACGCCTTCCCTATAAATTTCCCAACAGGGTATGAGATCCAGGCAGGATTTAGAGATAAGTTGAAGAATTGGCAAAGGCTTCCTTACGTGAAGCCTTATGACAGGAAAGAGGTTGTCCGCATTCGTACTTGTGGAGGGATAGAGAGTTATGAGAAACGGGCGGTTGGTATTCTTCACGAGTTCTTGAGTTTGACAGTAGAGAAGATGGTTGAGGTTGAAAGATTATCTCATTTTCGGAGAGATTTTTCTGTGGATGTTAATGTGCGGGAGCTCATCTTGAAGCACCCTGGAATATTTTACATATCAACCAGACGTAATAGTCAAACTGTTTTTCTTAGAGAGGCTTATAGTAAGGGGTGCCTGATTGAGTCCAATCCGATATATGATGTTCGGAGGAAAACTTTAGATCTTGTTTTCCTAGGGCGTCGAAATACTAGACAAATGCCAGCTCCAAAGGAAATTAAGGAGTTCAAAGTAGATGGGGATGGCAAAATGGATGGTGACTGGGTTATTCCAATGTTAGAGAACTTGGACAATGGAAGTTGA
- the LOC126613861 gene encoding probable CoA ligase CCL5, translated as MSLQEFSGGDDRVHIAGSTTNGFDPKTGIYHSPLNLGPRYKIPAKHNLNTATFVLSQLPPHHEAESRVALIDSATNEQVTYEQLLHSIHALASGLYQALGVRKGDVVFLLSPNSLLYPTICLAVLSIGAILTTANPINTESEIGKQVRDSGAKLAISSPEELHKLVPTGVPTILTSRPLSGDDSLTIEQLIEGYDPIPTELMQARPTQSDTAAILYSSGTTGTSKGVVLTHANFIAIITMLRWTVDETSAQDDVFLCFIPMFHIYGLAFFGLGLFCAGTTTVLMQRFEFNTMLDAIKTHKVSNIPAVPPVILGLVKYTSKAACDLSSLRRVSSGAAPLSKELIDEFRERFPWVEMRPGYGLTESCGAATIFISDKQAKAHSASCGVLLPGFSAKIVDIETGEALPPYKEGELWLKSPTIMKEYLGNVESTLATIDSNGWLKTGDLCYFDEEGFLFIVDRIKELIKHNGYQVAPAELEAILLSHPQILDAAVIPVEDEEAGQIPMAYVVRTASPDGLTEDQVIQFVAGQVAPYKKVRRVDFISAIPRSPASKILRKKLVILQNKQQTVSRL; from the exons ATGTCTCTCCAAGAGTTCTCCGGCGGGGATGATCGAGTCCACATTGCCGGAAGTACTACAAATGGTTTTGATCCAAAAACCGGAATATATCACTCCCCTCTCAACCTTGGTCCCCGTTACAAAATCCCCGCCAAGCATAACCTCAACACGGCCACATTTGTTTTGTCGCAGTTACCGCCCCATCATGAGGCCGAGTCGCGAGTTGCACTCATTGACTCGGCCACCAACGAACAAGTCACCTATGAACAGCTTCTTCATTCAATTCATGCTCTTGCTTCAGGCTTGTACCAGGCACTTGGTGTTAGAAAAGGGGATGTGGTTTTTCTCTTGTCACCTAACTCACTTTTGTACCCAACCATATGCCTGGCAGTGTTGTCAATTGGTGCAATTTTAACCACGGCAAATCCAATCAACACCGAGTCAGAAATCGGCAAGCAAGTTCGCGATTCGGGCGCCAAGCTTGCTATTTCATCTCCTGAGGAGCTTCACAAATTGGTCCCAACTGGGGTGCCTACAATATTAACATCAAGGCCGTTGAGTGGTGATGACTCACTCACCATTGAACAGTTGATTGAAGGTTATGATCCCATTCCAACCGAGTTAATGCAAGCCCGTCCGACTCAGTCAGACACTGCTGCTATTTTGTACTCCTCAGGGACTACTGGGACAAGTAAAGGTGTAGTTCTAACACATGCAAATTTCATTGCCATTATCACAATGCTCAGATGGACGGTGGACGAAACATCAGCACAGGACGATGTGTTTTTGTGCTTCATTCCTATGTTCCACATCTATGGGCTTGCTTTCTTCGGCCTTGGATTGTTTTGCGCAGGAACCACCACTGTTTTGATGCAAAGGTTTGAGTTCAACACCATGTTGGATGCTATAAAAACTCACAAAGTGAGCAACATACCAGCTGTGCCTCCGGTGATTCTTGGACTAGTAAAGTACACAAGCAAAGCTGCCTGCGACTTGTCGTCTCTGAGGAGGGTGAGCTCAGGGGCTGCACCGTTGAGCAAAGAATTGATTGATGAGTTTAGAGAGCGGTTTCCTTGGGTTGAGATGAGGCCAGGCTATGGCCTAACCGAAAGCTGTGGTGCAGCAACTATTTTCATTTCAGACAAGCAGGCAAAGGCTCACTCCGCCTCTTGTGGGGTGCTGCTGCCAGGTTTTTCTGCTAAGATAGTGGATATCGAAACAGGGGAGGCCTTGCCGCCATATAAGGAAGGAGAGCTGTGGCTAAAGAGCCCTACTATTATGAAAGAGTATTTGGGGAATGTGGAATCAACACTTGCAACTATTGACTCAAATGGCTGGCTGAAAACTGGTGATCTTTGCTATTTTGATGAGGAAGGCTTCCTTTTCATCGTTGATCGGATAAAGGAGCTCATCAAGCATAATGGATATCAAGTTGCTCCGGCAGAATTGGAGGCCATACTTTTGAGTCATCCTCAAATTCTTGATGCAGCCGTTATACC TGTTGAAGACGAAGAAGCAGGACAAATACCAATGGCATATGTGGTGAGAACAGCTAGTCCAGATGGACTCACTGAAGACCAAGTCATCCAATTTGTTGCAGGCCAG GTGGCTCCCTACAAAAAAGTAAGAAGAGTGGACTTTATCTCTGCCATTCCGCGGTCACCAGCAAGTAAAATCTTAAGGAAGAAACTGGTTATTTTACAAAACAAACAGCAAACAGTCTCTAGATTGTAA
- the LOC126612048 gene encoding uncharacterized protein LOC126612048, producing MSGPSDRRFDLNLVKESAPPSPDNIWRPSFVSLTGPLTVGDSVMKNDMTAAVVARNLLTPKDKRLLSKRSDELAVKDSLALSVQCAGSVSNMAQRLFARTRQVESLAAEVMSLKQEIRGLKHENKQLHRLAHDYATNMKRKLDQMKETDGQVLLDHQRFVGLFQRHLLPSSSGAVPHNEAPNDQPLMPPPSRVLSSTEAPNDPPPVPSLSGALPTAETSPKQPL from the coding sequence atgtctggcccctctgaccgtcgttttgacttgaaccttgttaaagagtcagccccgccttctccagacaacatatggcgcccatccttcgtctcccttactggtcctcttaccgttggggattccgtgatgaagaatgatatgaccgctgcggtggtggccaggaaccttctcactcccaaagataaaagactactttccaaacggtctgatgagttagctgttaaggattcgctggctctcagtgttcagtgtgcaggttctgtgtctaatatggcccaacgcctatttgctcgaacccgccaagttgagtcattggcggctgaagtgatgagtctcaaacaggagattagggggctcaagcatgagaataaacagttgcaccggctcgcacatgactatgctacaaacatgaagaggaagcttgaccagatgaaggaaactgatggtcaggttttacttgatcatcagagatttgtgggtttgttccaaaggcatttattgccttcgtcttctggggctgtaccgcataatgaagctccgaatgatcaacctctgatgcctcctccttctagggttctgtccagtactgaggctccaaatgatccccctccggtgccttctctttctggggctctaccgactgctgagacttctcctaagcaacctttgtga